Proteins from one Streptomyces sp. NBC_00390 genomic window:
- a CDS encoding non-ribosomal peptide synthetase, with amino-acid sequence MATQPRRREMDREYWRGVLKAGGFTPAPRFTPHPVTGVGQYETPAPDHTVTGLLRLAGELAVPLSSVLLAAHAKVIAALSGEQEITTGYTTEGGTLLPCRLTTAPASWRQLLHHTHQAVAELLAHQDVPAKDIDALRRELGLTGPSFETVFDPTGAGGDLTGETALRVDIVHHDGRLVLRLRYRTEMLDAGSAARIAGYHLTALALIAADPDAEHARQSLLSDQELRFQLEQLAGPVRKLPSARVHELFEDRVRMHPDAVAAVHAERQWTYAELNARANTLARALLARGLGREDVVAVVTERNLNWLAAVIAVFKAGGVYLPIEPHFPAERIAATLSRAQCTLVLTEPGSTTTLDQALDSLPAVERLFVEAAYEEDHSADDPGIHVTPDQLAYIYFTSGSTGAPKGAMCEHAGMLNHLYAKIDDLKVGEGQVVAQTAPQCFDISLWQLLCALLVGGRTLLVEQDAILDAPRFLDTITDGKVNVLQVVPSYLEALLTELEQRPRTLPGLRYVSVTGEALKKELAERWFTAQPQIQLVNAYGLTETSDDTNHDVMDRAPEHILLGRPVNNVHIYVVDEHLTPVPLGAPGVIAFSGVCVGRGYINDPERTQAAYLADPHREGMRLYLGGDYGRWHPSGKLEFLGRRDAQVKIRGFRIEIGEIENTLLRLPGIRDGAVVVAERADRSKHLVAFYCGPEPLDTQALTDRLAASLPAYMVPSAFHWSESLPLTANSKIDKKALVALAAELGTTEDDHEPPATPTEQRLAAAWGHVLGVPPESIGRRDHFFDRGGTSLSAVKLAIAMDRAVTLGDVTAHPVLTDLAALVDNGPSATQPDH; translated from the coding sequence ATGGCAACGCAACCGAGGCGCAGGGAGATGGACCGGGAGTACTGGCGCGGCGTACTGAAAGCCGGCGGTTTCACCCCCGCCCCGCGCTTCACCCCCCACCCGGTGACCGGAGTGGGCCAGTACGAGACACCGGCCCCCGACCACACCGTGACCGGGCTGCTCCGGCTGGCGGGCGAGCTGGCGGTGCCGCTCAGTTCGGTCCTTCTGGCCGCGCACGCCAAGGTGATCGCGGCACTGTCCGGCGAACAGGAGATCACCACCGGCTACACCACTGAGGGCGGCACCCTGCTGCCGTGCCGGCTGACCACCGCACCCGCCTCGTGGCGCCAACTGCTGCACCACACCCACCAGGCCGTCGCGGAACTGCTGGCACACCAGGACGTCCCGGCGAAGGACATCGACGCCCTGAGGCGCGAACTGGGCCTGACCGGGCCGTCGTTCGAGACCGTCTTCGATCCCACCGGCGCCGGCGGCGACCTCACCGGGGAGACCGCACTGCGGGTGGACATCGTTCACCACGACGGCCGGCTCGTACTTCGGCTGCGCTACCGCACCGAGATGCTCGACGCCGGCAGCGCCGCCCGTATCGCCGGCTATCACCTGACCGCGCTCGCGCTGATCGCCGCCGACCCCGATGCCGAACACGCACGTCAGAGCCTGCTGTCCGACCAAGAGCTGCGGTTCCAGCTCGAGCAACTGGCCGGACCGGTCCGCAAGTTGCCGAGTGCGCGGGTGCATGAGCTGTTCGAGGACCGGGTGCGGATGCATCCGGATGCTGTCGCCGCCGTGCACGCCGAGAGGCAGTGGACCTATGCGGAGCTCAACGCCCGGGCAAACACACTGGCCCGCGCCCTGCTCGCGCGGGGCCTCGGCCGCGAGGACGTCGTCGCGGTGGTGACCGAACGCAACCTCAACTGGCTGGCCGCCGTCATCGCGGTCTTCAAAGCCGGAGGTGTCTACCTCCCCATCGAGCCGCACTTCCCGGCCGAACGCATCGCTGCCACCCTCTCCCGCGCCCAATGCACCCTGGTGCTCACCGAACCCGGCAGCACCACCACCCTCGACCAGGCACTCGACTCTCTGCCCGCAGTCGAGAGGCTCTTCGTCGAGGCGGCCTACGAAGAAGACCACTCCGCCGATGATCCCGGCATCCACGTCACGCCCGACCAGCTCGCCTACATCTACTTCACCTCCGGCTCCACTGGCGCGCCGAAGGGCGCGATGTGTGAACACGCAGGCATGCTCAACCACCTCTACGCCAAGATCGACGACCTCAAGGTCGGCGAGGGACAGGTGGTGGCCCAGACCGCGCCGCAGTGCTTCGACATCTCCCTGTGGCAACTTCTCTGTGCGCTGCTGGTCGGCGGACGGACCCTGCTGGTTGAACAGGACGCCATCCTCGACGCCCCCCGCTTCCTCGACACCATCACCGACGGCAAGGTCAACGTCCTGCAGGTCGTGCCCTCCTACCTCGAAGCCCTCCTGACCGAGCTCGAACAGCGCCCCCGCACGCTGCCCGGCCTGCGGTACGTGTCGGTCACCGGCGAGGCGCTGAAGAAGGAACTCGCCGAGCGCTGGTTCACCGCCCAGCCCCAGATCCAGCTGGTCAACGCCTACGGGCTCACCGAGACCTCCGACGACACCAACCACGACGTCATGGACCGGGCGCCGGAGCACATCCTGCTCGGCCGCCCGGTGAACAACGTGCACATCTACGTCGTCGACGAACACCTCACACCGGTGCCACTGGGTGCCCCGGGTGTGATCGCGTTCTCCGGAGTCTGTGTCGGCCGCGGTTACATCAACGACCCCGAACGCACACAGGCGGCCTACCTGGCCGATCCGCACCGCGAAGGCATGCGGCTCTACCTCGGCGGCGACTACGGCCGCTGGCACCCTTCGGGGAAGCTGGAGTTCCTCGGCCGCCGCGACGCCCAGGTCAAGATCCGCGGGTTCCGGATCGAGATCGGCGAGATCGAAAACACCCTGCTGCGCCTCCCCGGCATCCGCGACGGCGCGGTGGTGGTGGCCGAACGCGCCGACCGGAGCAAGCACCTCGTCGCCTTCTACTGCGGCCCCGAGCCCCTCGACACCCAGGCCCTTACCGACCGGCTCGCCGCGTCGCTGCCCGCCTACATGGTCCCCTCCGCCTTCCACTGGAGCGAAAGCCTGCCGCTGACCGCCAACAGCAAGATCGACAAGAAGGCACTGGTGGCGCTCGCCGCGGAACTCGGCACCACCGAGGACGACCACGAGCCGCCGGCCACACCGACCGAGCAGCGGCTGGCGGCCGCCTGGGGACACGTCCTCGGCGTCCCACCGGAGAGCATCGGACGCCGCGACCACTTCTTCGACCGCGGCGGCACCTCCCTCTCGGCGGTGAAGCTCGCCATCGCCATGGACCGCGCCGTGACCCTGGGGGACGTCACCGCACATCCGGTGCTCACCGACCTCGCCGCCCTGGTCGACAACGGACCCAGCGCCACGCAACCGGACCACTGA
- a CDS encoding TauD/TfdA family dioxygenase: MPYPMPASLLEADLHPGKPPILHTVTPDDAPAWAAEHHHALRTLVTEHGALLIRGLHLRDAEQAGAVLHHLAPAPMTDREAFASRQTYTPGVYSSSAWPPNQQMCMHHELSYALRPPGLMLFACLTATTAGGATAIADASTVLQALPTELVRRFEQEGWLLTRTYNDEIGISYAEAFGTDDRTAIEDYCRTHAIDFAWQSDGSLSTRQRRPAVTAHPVTGRRCWFNQIAFLNEWTIEPEIREYLIDIHGPDQLPFNTRFGEGDPIGEDIIRLLSDTYTAHTTREPWQPGDLMLVDNLRTAHSREAYEGPREVLVAMAEPLHLTDCTPTPEVSPR; this comes from the coding sequence ATGCCGTATCCGATGCCGGCGTCCCTGCTCGAGGCGGACCTGCACCCCGGCAAACCCCCGATCCTGCACACCGTCACCCCCGACGACGCGCCGGCCTGGGCGGCCGAACACCACCACGCGCTGCGCACCCTCGTCACCGAACACGGCGCACTCCTCATCCGCGGCCTGCACCTGCGCGACGCGGAACAGGCCGGCGCCGTCCTCCACCACCTGGCCCCGGCCCCGATGACCGACAGGGAAGCCTTCGCGTCCCGCCAGACCTACACCCCGGGCGTGTACTCCTCCTCGGCATGGCCGCCGAACCAGCAGATGTGCATGCACCACGAACTCAGCTACGCCCTCCGGCCCCCCGGCCTGATGCTGTTCGCCTGCCTGACCGCCACCACCGCCGGCGGAGCCACTGCCATCGCCGACGCCTCCACCGTCCTTCAAGCACTGCCCACCGAGCTGGTCCGCCGCTTCGAACAGGAAGGCTGGCTGCTCACCCGCACCTACAACGACGAGATCGGTATCTCCTACGCCGAGGCCTTCGGCACCGACGACCGCACCGCCATCGAGGACTACTGCCGCACCCACGCCATCGACTTCGCATGGCAGAGCGACGGCAGCCTGAGCACCCGCCAGCGCCGCCCCGCCGTGACGGCCCACCCGGTCACCGGCCGCCGCTGCTGGTTCAACCAGATCGCCTTCCTCAACGAGTGGACGATCGAACCCGAAATCCGCGAGTACCTCATCGACATCCACGGCCCCGACCAACTGCCGTTCAACACCCGCTTCGGCGAAGGCGACCCGATCGGCGAGGACATCATCCGGCTCCTGAGCGACACCTACACCGCCCACACCACCCGCGAACCATGGCAGCCAGGCGACCTCATGCTCGTGGACAACCTGCGCACCGCCCACAGCAGGGAGGCCTACGAGGGACCCCGCGAAGTACTCGTTGCCATGGCCGAGCCGCTGCACCTGACCGACTGCACGCCGACCCCCGAAGTGAGCCCCCGATGA
- the sbnB gene encoding 2,3-diaminopropionate biosynthesis protein SbnB, with amino-acid sequence MPQPPTVPPFAVISGAQVQHALKDREKQIVDLIEATYRLHAAGESVNPPSYFLRFPDRPSSRIIALPASIGGQVRVDGVKWISSFPGNVQAGIPRASAVLILNDHDTGYPFACLESSIISATRTAASAALAADHLTRNRQRPTRIGFFGTGLIARYIHTFLTAVGWSFDETGVHDLSADSAAGFRDYVQQTGAGGQITVYDGAEELIRSSDLVVFATIAGEPHISDPAWFDHNPLVLHVSLRDLAPEIILASTNIVDDVEHCLKANTSPHLAEQLTGNRDFLNGTLADVMSRRVTPPTDRPLVFSPFGLGVLDLAVGKFVHDETVRSGQLHVIEDFFHDLSRHG; translated from the coding sequence ATGCCTCAGCCGCCCACCGTGCCACCGTTCGCAGTGATCTCCGGCGCCCAGGTCCAGCACGCCCTCAAGGACCGGGAAAAGCAGATCGTGGACCTCATCGAGGCCACCTACCGGCTGCACGCCGCCGGAGAGTCGGTCAACCCCCCCTCCTACTTCCTGCGCTTCCCCGACCGTCCCTCCTCCCGGATCATCGCCCTGCCCGCCTCGATCGGCGGCCAGGTGCGCGTCGACGGCGTCAAATGGATCTCCAGCTTCCCCGGCAACGTCCAGGCCGGCATCCCGCGCGCCTCGGCCGTGCTCATCCTCAACGACCACGACACCGGCTACCCCTTCGCCTGCCTGGAAAGCTCCATCATCAGCGCCACCAGAACCGCCGCATCCGCGGCACTGGCCGCCGACCACCTCACCCGCAACCGGCAACGCCCCACCCGCATCGGGTTCTTCGGCACGGGCCTGATCGCCCGCTACATCCACACCTTCCTGACGGCCGTGGGCTGGTCCTTCGACGAGACGGGCGTCCACGACCTGTCCGCCGACAGTGCCGCCGGCTTCCGCGACTACGTCCAGCAGACCGGCGCCGGCGGGCAGATCACCGTGTACGACGGCGCCGAGGAGCTCATCCGCTCCAGCGACCTCGTCGTCTTCGCCACCATCGCGGGCGAGCCACACATCAGCGACCCGGCATGGTTCGACCACAACCCCCTTGTCCTGCACGTCTCCCTGCGCGACCTCGCGCCCGAGATCATCCTCGCCTCGACCAACATCGTCGACGACGTCGAACACTGCCTCAAAGCCAACACCTCACCGCACCTCGCCGAACAGCTCACCGGCAACCGCGACTTCCTGAACGGCACACTCGCCGACGTCATGAGCCGACGAGTGACACCCCCCACCGACCGGCCACTGGTGTTCTCACCCTTCGGCCTCGGAGTACTCGACCTCGCCGTCGGCAAATTCGTCCACGACGAGACGGTCCGCTCCGGGCAGCTCCACGTCATCGAGGACTTCTTCCACGACCTGAGCCGGCACGGATGA
- a CDS encoding PH domain-containing protein: MGLFGNAHTVDPVSAQQEYARLLGQGEQVHAAYQLIRDVVMFTDRRLILIDKQGITGKKVEYHSVPYRSITHFAVETAGTFDLDAELKLWISGSATPIQKTFTKGVDIYEVQAILTQFVAR; this comes from the coding sequence ATGGGGCTGTTCGGGAACGCGCACACCGTAGACCCGGTTTCGGCGCAGCAGGAGTACGCACGGCTGCTGGGCCAGGGCGAGCAGGTCCACGCCGCGTACCAGCTGATACGCGACGTCGTCATGTTCACCGACCGCCGGCTGATCCTCATCGACAAGCAGGGGATCACCGGCAAGAAGGTGGAGTACCACTCCGTCCCGTACCGGAGCATCACGCATTTCGCGGTGGAGACCGCCGGCACCTTCGACCTCGACGCCGAGCTCAAGCTCTGGATCTCCGGCAGCGCCACGCCGATCCAGAAGACCTTCACCAAAGGCGTCGACATCTACGAGGTGCAGGCGATCCTGACGCAGTTCGTGGCCAGATAG
- a CDS encoding ABC transporter ATP-binding protein/permease, protein MGEPPAAPTAPDLILETDGGSTLMNPGRVYHVGRDPLSEIVLDDARVSWHHAVLRSEAGRWTIQDENSTNGTYTEGQRIHEWGVGPGSVVRFGNPADGPRAMFTGLPEPEPAPPRPATEAEHGRPSAVSTPSATRTFRRPTTVRPLPTRTVHIGRAEDNDLVINDLIVSRRHAELRHLTDGTYEIADVGSHNGTYLNGQRIDRAQISPGDIVGIGHSAFCLVGDELQEFVDSGEVSLDVQDLTVTVDGGRKILLDHVSFPVGEKCLLAVVGPSGAGKSTLLNALTGLRPADDGTVLYDGRDLYRDYAELRQRIGLVPQDDILHLQLTVRGALGYAAELRFPGDSSPEEREARVEEVIRELGLEQRADQPIHSLSGGQRKRVSVALELLTKPSLLFLDEPTSGLDPGMDRSVMHMLRGLADDGRTLIVVTHSVLNLEVCDRLLVMAPGGRIAYYGVPEDALAFFGFEKWPEAFEAFENDRGRDWGAEYRASPFHRQYVATSAQPRLVRERRPQSFTPPPKSQSWFAQLRTLVRRYATVLSTDRTFIIIMVGLPFGIGAMARVMAGSKLTLDTVNKALLVLCVGAVLTGTANAVRELVKERVIYRRERAVGLSRFAYLMSKVVVLGLVTVVQAVVMTLVGLLGVDLSAPGGKGVLLAPLIEITLAIALLSSCAMLLGLLVSAQVRREEVTMPMLVLITMVQLVFCGALVKVYDVVVLEQLAWLVPGRWGFAATAGTVDVGRIVPKKEFADPLFEHSAGVWLLSMGMLVVYSAVLWYAIALLLRRHEPAIMRK, encoded by the coding sequence ATGGGAGAGCCTCCGGCAGCGCCGACCGCACCCGACCTCATCCTCGAAACAGACGGGGGCTCGACGCTGATGAATCCGGGCCGCGTGTACCACGTCGGACGCGACCCCCTGAGCGAGATCGTGCTGGACGACGCACGGGTGTCCTGGCACCACGCCGTCCTTCGCTCCGAGGCCGGGCGGTGGACGATCCAGGACGAGAACAGCACCAACGGCACCTACACCGAAGGCCAGCGCATCCATGAGTGGGGCGTCGGTCCCGGCAGCGTCGTACGGTTCGGTAACCCCGCGGACGGGCCGCGGGCCATGTTCACCGGGCTGCCCGAACCCGAGCCCGCTCCCCCACGCCCCGCCACCGAGGCAGAACACGGACGACCCTCCGCCGTCTCCACGCCCTCGGCCACCAGGACCTTCCGTCGGCCCACCACCGTGCGCCCCTTGCCCACCCGCACCGTCCACATCGGCCGCGCCGAGGACAACGACCTCGTCATCAATGATCTCATCGTCTCCCGCAGACACGCCGAGCTGCGCCACCTCACGGACGGTACGTACGAGATCGCCGACGTGGGCAGCCACAACGGCACCTACCTCAACGGCCAGCGCATCGACCGGGCCCAGATCTCCCCCGGGGACATCGTCGGCATCGGCCACTCCGCGTTCTGCCTCGTCGGCGACGAGTTGCAGGAGTTCGTCGACTCCGGGGAGGTGTCTCTCGACGTCCAGGATCTCACCGTCACCGTGGACGGTGGTCGCAAGATCCTCCTGGACCATGTGTCCTTCCCGGTCGGCGAGAAGTGTTTGCTCGCCGTCGTGGGACCGAGCGGCGCCGGAAAGTCCACCCTGCTCAATGCGCTCACCGGACTGCGCCCCGCCGACGACGGCACCGTCCTCTACGACGGCCGTGACCTTTACCGCGACTACGCCGAACTGCGGCAGCGCATCGGACTCGTACCGCAGGACGACATCCTGCACCTCCAGCTCACCGTGCGCGGGGCCCTTGGATACGCGGCCGAACTGCGCTTCCCCGGGGACAGCTCGCCCGAGGAGCGCGAGGCGCGGGTCGAGGAGGTCATCCGTGAGCTGGGCCTGGAGCAGCGTGCGGACCAGCCCATCCACAGTCTCTCCGGGGGCCAGCGCAAGCGTGTCAGCGTCGCCCTGGAGCTGCTCACCAAACCGTCGCTGCTCTTCCTCGACGAACCCACGTCCGGCCTCGATCCCGGCATGGACCGCTCGGTGATGCACATGCTGCGCGGGCTCGCCGACGACGGCCGCACCCTCATCGTCGTCACCCACAGCGTGCTCAACCTCGAAGTCTGCGACCGGTTGCTCGTGATGGCGCCCGGCGGCCGGATCGCCTACTACGGCGTGCCCGAGGATGCCCTTGCCTTCTTCGGCTTCGAGAAGTGGCCCGAGGCCTTCGAGGCGTTCGAGAACGACCGCGGCCGTGACTGGGGGGCCGAATACCGCGCATCGCCTTTCCACCGCCAGTACGTCGCCACAAGCGCGCAGCCCCGCCTCGTCCGCGAGCGGCGACCACAAAGTTTCACGCCGCCGCCCAAGTCGCAGAGCTGGTTCGCCCAACTGCGGACCCTCGTACGGCGTTACGCGACCGTGCTGAGTACCGACCGGACCTTCATCATCATCATGGTCGGGCTGCCGTTCGGGATAGGTGCCATGGCCCGGGTCATGGCCGGCAGCAAACTCACCCTGGACACCGTGAACAAGGCCCTGCTCGTCCTGTGCGTGGGCGCGGTCCTGACCGGAACGGCGAACGCGGTGCGCGAACTCGTCAAGGAGCGCGTCATCTACCGGCGGGAGCGCGCCGTCGGGCTCTCCCGGTTCGCCTATCTGATGTCCAAAGTGGTGGTGCTGGGCCTGGTCACGGTCGTCCAAGCCGTCGTCATGACCCTCGTCGGACTCCTCGGCGTCGATCTCAGCGCGCCCGGTGGCAAGGGCGTCCTGCTGGCGCCACTCATCGAAATCACTCTGGCCATCGCGCTGTTGTCGTCGTGCGCGATGCTGCTTGGCCTGCTCGTCTCCGCACAGGTGCGCAGGGAAGAAGTCACCATGCCGATGCTGGTGCTCATCACCATGGTCCAGCTCGTCTTCTGCGGCGCCCTGGTCAAGGTGTACGACGTGGTGGTCCTGGAGCAATTGGCGTGGCTGGTACCGGGCCGGTGGGGCTTCGCGGCCACGGCGGGGACCGTCGATGTCGGCCGGATCGTGCCGAAGAAGGAGTTCGCCGACCCGCTGTTCGAGCACTCCGCCGGGGTATGGCTGCTGAGCATGGGCATGTTGGTCGTGTACTCCGCCGTGCTCTGGTATGCCATCGCGCTGCTGCTCCGGCGCCACGAGCCCGCGATCATGCGGAAGTAA
- a CDS encoding EF-hand domain-containing protein, which yields MSDKARKLFEALDLDNNGTLTREEVITAMRKKGPHLAASGDLPFWALGDADASSALFDAADQNGDAVLTLEEFEVVVNRRFGWR from the coding sequence ATGAGTGACAAGGCTCGCAAGCTGTTCGAGGCGCTCGATCTGGACAACAACGGGACCCTGACCCGCGAGGAGGTCATCACCGCCATGCGGAAGAAGGGCCCGCACCTGGCCGCGTCGGGGGACCTGCCGTTCTGGGCGCTGGGAGACGCCGATGCCTCCTCAGCACTGTTCGACGCTGCCGACCAGAACGGGGACGCCGTACTGACCCTGGAAGAGTTCGAGGTGGTGGTGAACCGCCGCTTCGGCTGGCGCTGA